From the Streptomonospora nanhaiensis genome, the window GCGCCGCGGCCGCGCGGAGGTGGTCCAGGACGACGCCGGGCTGGACGCGGGCGGTGCGGGTGCGCGGGTCGACCTCCTCGATCGCCGTCAGGTAGCGGGAGGTGTCCACGACCAGGCCGGGGCCGATGGAGTTGCCGGCGATGCTCGTGCCGCCGCCGCGCGTGGTCAGCGGCACGCCGTAGGCCGAGCAGGCCGCGACGGCGGCGACGACGTCGTCCACGGTCCGCGGCCGGACGACCCCCAGGGGGACGTGCCGGTAGTTGGAGGCGTCGGCGGTGTAGAGGGCCCGCGTACCCGCGTCGAAGGCCACCGTCCCCGATACGTCGCGGCGCAGCGCGCGCTCGAAGCCGTCGAGGTCGATGTCGTCGTGCGGAGTCGCTGGGGAGATCATTTCGGGCATGTCCCCAGCGTGGCGCTCCGTGCCGTGAGTGACAACACATGCGTGCCGACGATTCGCGACGGAACGGGGATGGGGGCGGGGGCGGGGACGCAGCCGCGGCGGCATGACGGCGGCGCCGGGGGTGGCGGTAAGGCACGCGTCCTTGGGCGCGGGCATGGCCGATGGGAGCCTCGCGGGGCGGTGGTACGGCAACGGCCGGGCGGAGGCCGAGGCGGAGGGCGGAGGCCGGGGCGGAGGTGGAAGGCGGAGGCGTCACCGGCCGGGGCGCGCCGCCGTTTTCCACCTGACAGCAGATGGCAGGTACCGGCCGCAGACTGGTGGCATGGCGACCACTTCCGACCCCAACGCGTCCACCGGCGTGCCCGCCCAGGCGGCGTCCCCGACCGGCCCCACCGCCCGCGCCACCGGTACCACCGACGACCTCCGCCCGGGGCCCGACAGCGCGGCCACCTGGGGCGAGTTCGTCGGGGCGGACCCGGACTTCTCGGGCGTGGTGGGCGCGGCGTTCCGCGCCCACCGGCACCACGTGCTCGCGACGATCCGCAAGGACGGAGCGCCGCGGGTCAGCGGCACCGAGGTCGACTTCCGCGGCGACGAAATGCTGTTCGGCTCCATGCCAGGCGCCCGCAAGGCGCGCGACCTGCAGCGGGATCCGCGCTTCGCCCTGCACGCCATGCCCGGCGACACCTCGATGCAGCCGGGCGACGTGAAGATCTCGGGGCTGGCCTTGGAGGTGCGCGACAAGGCGGAACTGTCCCGCCTCCTCGGTCCGGAGGAAGAGGTCGGGGAGGGTGTGCACGTGTTCCGGGTCCTGCTCACCGACGCCGTGCTGACGACCGTGGAGGGCGACGAACTGGTGGTCCGCACCTGGCGCCCGGCGACGGGCGTACGGGAAATCCGCCGCCAGGGGTGAGCCCTCCCGGGGTAATTCCGCAGGCCAGGAGAGGACCTCGCCCTCATCCCGCATTCCGGCGCAGCCGGGATGCGGTGATCCGGCCGCAGCGGTTGAGCGCGGGACCCGGAGCCAACCGGTTCACCGTCGCCACGACGACGATCCCGCGCTCATCTGCGGCCAAGCCACAGGCGTGAAGCGGAAACCGCTTACCCCCTCTTTGGTCTCACCATATGAGTACACAACCGCCGTGGGAGCGACGATCTCGCATCCTCGGCCGTCCGGGCGACCGAGAACCGAAGATCGTCACCCTGGAAAACGGGCATTCCCTTAAAAAACCACCCTTCATGGCCCGCCCCAAAGGGGACATAAGCAGCAAACGGGCGCTCGACCGCCGACGATCTGCCGATTCTCGCTTCTAGGCCGCGCTGGTCCCTTTACCGGCGGCGACCCGTTCACGCAGGCGGTGCGCCACTCGTCCCGCCCCCACCCCCGCCGCCGACACCGGTCACTGATCGGCGCCTACCCCAACCCCCCGCTGCCTTCGGCGCCCCCGACGGAGCCGCCGCTCCATGGCGGCCGGACCGCTCACCGCCCCGCCCCACCACCCACCGCCTTGAGCGGCTCCGGATGGTCCGGCTGTGGCTCAGGGGGTCGACGGCTCCTGCTGGGGTTGTGCGGGCGGCGGCGGGGCCGTGGGGGCGAGGAGCAGGCGGGCGCCGGCGTAGGTGGTCCATACCAGCACCGCGAACACCCACAGGCGTTCCATTCCGCCCAGGCCCAGGCCGAGATCGGCCTCCACGGAGTACAGCAGGCTCGCCGTCAGTCCCACGGCGCCCGCCACCAGG encodes:
- a CDS encoding pyridoxamine 5'-phosphate oxidase family protein, with amino-acid sequence MATTSDPNASTGVPAQAASPTGPTARATGTTDDLRPGPDSAATWGEFVGADPDFSGVVGAAFRAHRHHVLATIRKDGAPRVSGTEVDFRGDEMLFGSMPGARKARDLQRDPRFALHAMPGDTSMQPGDVKISGLALEVRDKAELSRLLGPEEEVGEGVHVFRVLLTDAVLTTVEGDELVVRTWRPATGVREIRRQG